The following proteins are co-located in the Bubalus bubalis isolate 160015118507 breed Murrah chromosome 21, NDDB_SH_1, whole genome shotgun sequence genome:
- the LOC123327493 gene encoding C-C chemokine receptor type 5: MDYQTSTPLYDIDYGMSEPCQKINVRQIAARLLPPLYSLVFIFGFVGNMLVVLILINCKKLKSMTDIYLLNLAISDLLFIITIPFWAHYAADQWVFGNTMCQLFTGFYFIGYFGGIFFIILLTVDRYLAIVHAVFALKARTVTFGAATSVVTWVVAVFASLPGIIFTKSQKEGSRHTCSPHFPSSQYHFWKNFQTLKIVILGLVLPLLVMIVCYSGIIKTLLRCRNEKKKHKAVRLIFVIMIVYFLFWAPYNIVLLLSTFQEFFGLNNCSGSNRLDQAMQVTETLGMTHCCINPIIYAFVGEKFRNYLLRFFRKYFASRFCKGCPVFQGEAPERPSSVYTRSTGEQEISVGL, from the coding sequence ATGGATTATCAAACATCAACTCCCCTCTATGACATTGATTATGGGATGTCAGAGCCCTGCCAAAAAATCAACGTGAGGCAAATTGCAGCCCGGCTCTTGCCCCCACTCTACTCGCTGGTATTCATCTTTGGTTTTGTGGGTAACATGCTGGTTGTCCTCATCCTGATAAACTGCAAAAAGCTGAAGAGCATGACTGACATCTATCTGCTCAACTTGGCCATCTCTGACCTACTTTTCATCATCACCATCCCATTTTGGGCTCACTATGCTGCAGACCAGTGGGTCTTTGGAAATACAATGTGCCAGTTATTCACAGGGTTCTATTTCATTGGTTATTTTGGTGGAATCTTCTTCATCATCCTCTTGACAGTCGATAGGTACCTGGCTATCGTCCACGCTGTGTTTGCTTTAAAAGCCAGAACAGTCACCTTTGGGGCGGCGACAAGTGTGGTCACTTGGGTGGTGGCTGTGTTTGCCTCTCTCCCAGGAATTATCTTTACCAAATCCCAAAAAGAAGGCTCTCGTCATACATGCAGCCCACATTTCCCATCCAGTCAGTATCATTTCTGGAAGAATTTCCAAACTTTAAAGATAGTCATCTTGGGGCTGGTGCTGCCACTGCTTGTCATGATTGTCTGCTACTCGGGAATCATAAAAACCCTGCTCCGGTGTCGCAATGAGAAGAAGAAGCACAAGGCTGTGAGGCTCATCTTCGTGATCATGATTGTCTACTTTCTCTTCTGGGCTCCCTACAACATCGTCCTTCTCCTGAGCACCTTCCAGGAATTCTTTGGCTTGAATAACTGCAGTGGCTCTAACAGGCTGGACCAAGCCATGCAGGTGACAGAGACCCTGGGGATGACGCACTGCTGCATCAACCCCATCATCTACGCCTTCGTGGGGGAGAAGTTCCGAAACTATCTCTTACGGTTCTTCCGAAAGTACTTCGCCAGCCGCTTCTGCAAAGGCTGTCCAGTCTTCCAGGGAGAGGCTCCAGAGCGACCAAGCTCCGTTTATACACGATCCACAGGAGAACAGGAAATCTCTGTTGGCTTGTGA